A segment of the uncultured Desulfobulbus sp. genome:
CCATCATCTCACCGGCCCCATCTACGTGGAAGATGCAGAGCCGGGTGATATGCTGCAGGTTGAGATTCTTAATATCGATCCAGGTCAGTACGGCTTCAATCTCAATCCCAACACAGACTTTCTCAAGTTAGGTCTCTTGGCCGATGACTATCCGGAAGGCAAGGTGCGCTGGTACTCGGTCAACCAAGAGAAGATGAATTTTGAATTTCTGCCCGGCATAGAAATCCCGGTCAAACCTTTCCCCGGCACCATCGGTGTGGAACTGGCTGAAAAGGGCATGTGGAGCAACGTGCCTCCTGGAAAGCACGGTGGCAACATGGACAACAAAGAGCTGGTGAGCGGCACAGCTCTATACCTCCCGGTAAATGTAAAGGGTGCTGGCCTGAAAACCGGTGATTCACACTTTGCTCAAGGCAACGGTGAAGTGAACCTCAACGCTCTGGAAGGCGCCTTTAAAAGCATCACCCTACGGATCACCGTACGGAAAGATTTGGGCAAAATTATCGATTTCCCCATGGCCTCCAGCCCCAGCCACTGGATCATGATGGGCTTCCATACCGATCTTTACAAGTCCTGCCAGATGGCAACCAGACAAGCCATCAGCTTTCTCCATAAATACTACGGGCTGCCCGAGCTGGAGGCATATGCCTTCTGCAGCCAGGCTGTCGATCTCCAGGTGACCCAACTGGTGGACTACACCATGGGTATCCACGCAATGATCCCCAAAAGCTGTTTTGTTGGCGAACAGTATAAAGAACTCAATGGGCTGCTGATTGCGGATACAGGTAGAAATCAAGCCTGATCCGAGACCATCACTGTTACGTAACATCCGATACGCCCGATGAGAGATATCCACCTCTTCTCGTCGGGCGTCGCATGAAGAACAACAAATCCCTATTGCGATACGCCAAGGAAAAACAAAGAATGGCCTTACAAATCCCCTATGAGATCACCTGCACCTGCGGTGCGACCTTCACTAGAAATCTCTATGAATATGTGTTCACGGAATATGATTCAGGAATACAAGACATCCTGCTGCAAGGCCAATTTAATACAGTAGAGTGCCCTTCCTGCAACCAACACACCTACGTTGAGAACCGCTTTATCTACCGGGATGGGGCCAACAAACTCTGGGTATGGGTTTGCAAACAGGCCGATAGGGAGGTACAGACAACAGAGGAGCAGCAGGCCATTAAAGAGCAACGATTCATTGAAAATCACTATATCCATGACCTGTCTTCCTACACAAAATATACGGTGTATGGGATTCAAGAGCTTCTCGCCCTGCTTGGAACGCATGATCCTGAACTCGTCCACTCATAAATGAAGAGGAGCCCTTCCCATGTTGCTTGATTTTACCTATTACAACCCGACCAGAATCCATTTTGGCAAAGAAGCCCTGCAGAATTTAGGCCCTGAGCTGGCTACCTACGGCAAAACCGTTTTGCTGGTCTATGGAAAAAGCGCGATCAAAAAAAATGGCCTCTATGACCAGGTGATTGCCATCCTCAAAGAAGCAGGAAAAACCGTGGTTGAGCTGTCCGGCGTCATGCCCAACCCCACCTACGACAAGATGCTCGAAGGCTGCGAGCTAGTTCGCACCCATGCGGTTGATCTGATCCTGGCCGTGGGTGGCGGCTCGGTCATTGACTGCGCCAAAGGCATTGCCGTCTCTGCCTACTGTGAAGAAGAGCCCTTTAAAAAATACTGGCTCGATTTTCAGCCCCTGGCGAACAAAACCGTTCCAGTCGCCTCCATCCTCACCATGGTCGGGACCGGCTCGGAGATGAACGGTGGTTCGGTCATTACCCATGAGGCAATGAAAATCAAGGGTGGTCGAGTCTTTCCCCCAGAGGTTTATCCCAAATTTTCCATCCTCAATCCGGAATACACCTATACGGTCTCCCAGTATCAGATGGTCAGCGGTGTGTTTGATACCATGTCGCATCTCATGGAGCAGTATTTCTCCGGCAGCGACACCAACACGACCGATTACCTCATTGAGGCCTTGCTGCGCTCTTCTATTGATAACCTGCGGGTTGCCTTAAAAAATCCCGAAGATTACGAGGCCCGCTCCAACATCATGTGGAATGCGACCATGGCGCTCAATACCATCACCGGACTCTCCAAGCGCCAGGATTGGGAGGTGCACATGATCGAGCACCAGCTAGGTGCGTATACCGATTGCGCCCATGGCATGGGACTAGCGGCAATCTCCCTGCCCTACTACCGCCACATCATGGGACACGGCCTGGATAAATTTGCCCGCTACGCCACCGTTGTTTGGGATATTGGAGCTGAAGGAAAATCCAAAGAGGAGTTGGCCCAGGCAGGCATTGATGCCCTGGAAGCGTTCTGCAAGGAATGTGGTATTGTCATCTCACTCAAAGAGCTGGGAGCCACGGAAGAGATGTTGCCCAAGATCGCTGAGTCCAGCGTTCTTTTGGATGGTGGCTATAAAAAACTGAGCAGCAAGGATGTACTTGCAATTTTAAAAGCCTGCTTCTAAGGAGCCAGAAAAATGGACAAGGCAAAAGTCTATTTCACCGATTTCAGAACCAAGGCCTTTGGTGACGGCCTCCCCACGAAACTCAAAAAACTGATCAAAAAAGCTGGCATTGAACAGCTGAACATGGAAGGAAAATTTGTCGCCATCAAGCTCCACTTTGGCGAGATGGGGAACATCAGCTACCTCCGCCCCAACTACGCAAAGGCGGTTGCCGACGTGGTCAAAGAGCTGGGCGGCAAGCCTTTTCTCACCGACTGCAACACTATGTATCCGGGGAGCAGGAAAAATGCCCTGGAGCATCTGGAATGTGCCTGGGAAAATGGGTTCACTCCGTTGAGTGCAGGCTGCCCCATCATTATTGGTGATGGCCTCAAAGGGACCGATGACATCGAGGTTCCGGTCGTTGGCGGCGAATACGTCAAATCGGCAAAAATTGGACGCGCAGTGATGGATGCTGATATCTTCATCAGCCTGACCCACTTCAAAGGCCACGAGATGACCGGTTTTGGCGGTGCCATCAAAAATATCGGTATGGGCTGCGGTTCTCGCGCGGGCAAAATGGAACAGCACTGCAGCGGTACCCCCACGATCCACGAAGACAAGTGCCGCGGTTGTTACGCCTGTTTTAAGGAATGCGCCAACGATGGGCTGGTCTTTGATGAAGCGGCCAAAAAAATGCGGGTCAACAAAGACAACTGCGTTGGCTGCGGGCGTTGCCTGGGTGCCTGTAATTTCGATGCGATTGAATTCGCCGATTTTTCAGCGGTTGAGCTCTTAAATCGGCGTATGGCAGAGTACACCAAAGCGGTGGTTGAAGGGCGGCCCTGCTTCCACATTTCCCTGGTTGTCGATGTCTCGCCTAACTGTGACTGCCACGGAGAAAACGATGTGCCCATTCTTCCCAATCTGGGCATGTTTGCCTCCACCGACCCGCTGGCCCTGGATCAGGCCTGTGTGGATGCCTGCCTGAAGGCGAAACCGCTCCCTGGAAGTCAGTTGGCCGACAACATGGCAAAACCTGATTTTGTGAATCACCACGACCATTTCACCAACTCCAGACCAGAATCAGAGTGGCGCAGTTGCATGGAGCAGGCCGAGAAAATCGGGCTGGGCACCCGGGAGTACGAGCTTATCGTGAGCAAGTAACGAGGGATGATATTGATGGTGCGTTCTCATTAAAAAATCGCTCCATTTTCCGGACCTGTGGGCACGTTGTTTGTGCCCACCTTTTTTATTCCATTCGTGCAGCAACATACGATTAGATGAAACAGTGGGCAGAAGACAGTGTTCTCTCTCCCCACTTCAGGGTTCCTGGCTTGGATAATCCCAATATTTTTGGCTAATTCCTTGGAATCGTCTTGCTCCGATGTCGCGGGCATGGCCACGCTCCTACAGTTCTTGCTCTCGGCAGATTCCTCAAAGGAAGGGTATATCTGCCGAGAGTGACTCGACCAACCGCAAACAAGCCACAATTTCGATACAAGGAGTCGGGCCATGCCCGCGATCAAGCCTGCCCTTTTATCGTGGCTGGTAATCAGATTATAAATTGAACTTCGTAGCATACTCCTTCTTCTCTTCTTCTGGCAGGCTCTTATAAAACCGTTTCCAGCCTGGACAGAAGCCGATATGCCACCTCCAGATTCTCCCGATGAGAGATTTGGGATTTTTCTCGTACTGTTTTCTCATTCTGCATTTATCGCACATGTGCATGGAACTCACCTGAGAGTAAAGAAATCAATCTTGAGCATCACCTTTTTCAAGCTGCAGGGTTCCTGAGAGCTGGCTTATATTTTCCCCGCCCGAGATCGCCTCGCCCAGCTCATACAATCCCCTGTACGAGCCAAAGGGCTTGTAAAACATGACCACATCCCCCCAGGGAGCAAAGTAGGCCAGGGTTCCCGCCTTGGCGTCAGCCTGTGGGGTGTTACTGGTGCCCAGTTTTTTGGGTGGGTAAAAGATTTTCTCCTTACTGGCATAGTCTTCCACTGTGATCGTCAATGGCAGCTGCGCGTAGAGTTCTTTTGCGGCTGTGCTGTTATTGAGTTTAAAAAGCGTGACTGCCTGCTCTTTGCTGACAACCTGGATAAACAAATCTGTCTTCATATCTTTTCCATCTGCTCTCTTCTCTGAACTCTGCTGCTCAGCTGCACAAAATGGAGCACTGAACACAACTGCACAGAGAACAATGAGCGTTATTGCTTTCATTATCGACCTTTCCACCACTCTTTGAAGTGCTCGCCTGATTGCTTCAGCTCCATAACCGCACCAATCTCGGGCGTTACCAATGGGAGGCCACTCTCTTTGCTTGCAGCAAGAACCCGCTCATAGGGTTCATCCCAAGGGTGATTGGCAATGGTAAAACGCCCCACATGGGCAGGCATCAGGGCTTTGGCCTTCAGATCTCGGGCCGCCTGAACGGCCTCTTCCGGGGTCATGTGAATCAGGGGCCAGCGTGAATCGTACTGACCACAATCAAGCAACACCAGATCAAAGCCTTGGAACGTTTCTCCTATCTGGGAGAAATGAGGTCCATAGCCACTGTCACCGCTGAAAAACAGGCGATACTTGGGAGTAATCAGTCCAAATCCTGCCCAGAGGGTTTGATTCTTTGCCATCATTCGACCCGAGTAGTGCCGGGCCGGGAGAATGTGCAGGGTAAACGCATCCCCGAGCTGAAACTGATCCTCCCAATCCCAATCCTCGATCTGCTCCTGGCTGTACCCCCACTTGGAAAGCAAAGCTCCTACCCCCAGGGGCGCGATCACCTTGTCGACTCTTGTTTGCAGCGCCACCAGTGTGGCATAATCCAGGTGATCGTAGTGATCATGTGAGAGGAGCAGGTAATCAATGGCCGGGAAATCCTCGACATTATAGGGAGAGGTTCCGGCAAAGGCCCTGTTCATGAAAGAAAATGGCGCCCCGTACTCACTGAGCACCGGATCGATCAGGATGCGTTTCCCCTGAAGCTGCAGATACCAGGAAGAATGCCCCAACCAGATCAACAGATCACGTTCCCTCTCCAATAATTTCAACGATACTTTCTGCGCAGGGAGAGGACGATCCGGGACCAATCGCTCTTTTTTGGCAAAAAGATTGTCCCAGATCACGGTAAAGAAATTTACTCCTTCGGCAAAGAGTGGGGTGGCAACAGGATAACGGAATTCACCGTCCTTATAATTGGCTGAGTTTTGGATCTGTTCCAGCTGTTTGCCTTGGGGCAAGGCCCCAAACTGGGGCTGTCTTACAATCATGATTCCTCCCGCAACAACTGCCAGCATAACGACCAGCACAGCGGTTCCAAGAATTGCTCGCTTCTTCATAATAGCGTACGGTTCAGACCCCAGACCGCTTACTTCCGCCCGTTAAAACCTCGGTCAAGATGGCAGCAGCACTCTTTGCCTACTCTTCTCCCACCTGTGATTTCAGGACCGCGATGAAGGCATGCGCCTGGGGTTCTGTGAGTCCACTGTTGAGTGCTCCACCAAAATGATAGCGAAGTTGCCCGCCAGCCCCAGAGAGATTTGCCCGGACCTGGGCGCCATAGGCATCCTTGTCCAGATCTGCAGGAATGGGGCTGGCCTCTTTACCGACCACATCTTCAATCCCCTGGGCCTTGCGCTCATCGAGCAGAGCCATAAAGGCATGGATGGCATTGAGGCTGCGGGGAAATCCTGTGTAGGCGTAGAGCTGCACCAGACTCTCTTTAATTTCATTGACTGTAAGCCCAGCTTCCAGCCCCTGAATCAGGGCTGGTTTAAGCCGATCCAACTCACCACTTGCGGTAAAAGCGGCAATGGGAATAAAGGCCTGTTGAGCTTGATTTAATGCACTTGTGTCTTTCATAATAGTTTCCTCAGAACCAAAAGATTCGCCTGGAAGCAAAAGACCGAACAGACAGATAAGCGAGAGTACGGTTGCTTTCATTGTGTTCTCCTTATTAATTTCGAGTTCCGTAATACTGGGCGTCTGTCACTTTTTCTTTCCAGATGACATTTTTTCCTTCTAGACTGCCGGTAATGACCAGATGGGTCATGGGCGCATCAGGTGGGCACCAGATGGCCTCGCCTGCCTTAAACTCAAGGATCTTGCCATCCCGGGTTCCGGTCAGGCCGACACCTGAGGTCACCACCATGTGCTGACCGGCCGGATGATAATGCCAGCTGGTGCGGGCCCCCGGCTGAAAGATGACATAAGCCCCGGAATAATGGGCAGTGTCATTACCGGGAAAGAGCATCTGGACATCAACATCGCCTGTGAAGAGATTGGCTGGCCCTTTGAAGGATTTCTGGGTGCCTGCCTTGTAAAAAATCTGGGCATCCGCTGTCGGTGGTACCTCAGCGGCGTTGAGCGTTGCGGCGAGCAGAAGGCCGAGGCCAAATGTTGCAAGAAGAGTATGTTTTTTTATGGGTTTGATTCCTGGATGGGCATTGGATAAAGAGAAAGAACTCCGCTGACCTTGGGGTCTGCTGGGGTATACACGAATACGTTAAGAAGAGAGGATGTCGTGTCTTGATATGATTCTCCAGAATTATTGCCTGATTCTCTACAAAGCTTATTCTGGTGTGAAGAGGTGGGCCGATTGGGAACTACAAAAACATCGAAGCCGTTCGTGGTGAGGCACGAACCCCAACTGCAGGTCAGCAGGTCAGCTCGCCTTTTCCTTATTCATCGGAAGTTTGAGCCGTTGCGTATTGCTGTCTCCTCGCCGGAGGGGCAGCCTTTTCTTTGCTTGCCCAAAGAAAAGGACGCGCCGTGTGGTCTGCGCCACACCGCTAAAAAAAGGGCAGCTCCCTAAGACGTACACCGGTAGCACTGAATATGGCATTGGCCACGGCAGGCGCCACCGACGGGAAAACCGGCTCTCCCACACCACCGGCCTTGAGGAAGTTGTGGGCGATATGCACCTCGATCTCCGGCACCTCCGATATGCGCAACAAGGGATAATCCGAGTAGTTGCTGGTGGCAACACCGCCTTGGGCAAAATGCATCTTTTCATGGAAAGCTGTGCTCAAGGCCATGATTACCCCGGCTTCGGCCTGAATTTTGATTGCATCAGGAAAGATCGCCGTGCCGCAGTCAAGGGCACAGACCACCTTATGCACAGAGAGCTTGCCCTGCGCATCCACGGAGACCTCGGCCATATGGGCGGCAAAGGATTCAAAACAGTGGGCTACGGCAACACCTCGAAATCGTCCTTTTGGAACAGGCTGCCCCCACCCCACTTTATTGGCAAGCAGGGTCAACACCTCTGCTGCTCTCCCCCCTTTTTCCATATGCTCCAGGCGAAAGCTTACAGGATCTTTCCCTGCCGCATGGGCCAACTCATCCATGAAGGACTCCACCACAAAGGTGTTGGCTGAATAGCCCACCGAGCGCCACCACCCCACTGGAATCGGCAGCTTGGCCATGACATAATCAACCTGGTGATTGGCCAGAGGATAGACCATATCCACCAATCCGCTGACAGCATCCGGGTCAAGACCATCTTTGACTGCATGGGGCATGAGGCGCGACATCACAGAGGATGTGGTTACTTTATGCTTCCAACCGACAATATGTCCTTGAGCATTCAAGCCGGCATCAATACGGGAATGATTGGCGGGCCTGAAACAGCCGTGGAGGAATTCATCTTCACGACTGCAGACCACTTTGACCGGACGCTGCAGAGCTTTGGAGAGCAAGACTGCATCGATTACTTCATCCTGCTCACCCCGCAGACCAAAACCACCTCCAGCGGGCAGGGTCATAACCTCAACCTTCTCTTCCGGAAGGCCGGTGAGATGGGCAGCTGTCTTTTGGGTATGGGTTTGCCCCTGGGTGGGCACCCAGATACGACACCGGCCCCGCTCCACATGGGCGGTACAGTTGAGCGGTTCCACCTGGGCATGGGAGAGATAGGGCAGCTGGTAGTTCTGACTCAGGCGCTGCGCAGCTCCAGCAATCGCCTGACTAGCATCCCCATTGTTTTTGGCCTCTACACCTGGTTCATCCAGATTTTTTGTCAGCTGCGCTTCAATCCAGGCATCGTTCAACTCAGGATGCGATCCTGCCGACCACTGTGCCCCAAGCGCCTCCCTTCCCTGCATGGCTGCATAGGTATTTTCCGCACAGACGGCGATGCGGTTCCCTAGCGGCATCACCTTAATGACGCCGCTTACTTGCCTGGCGGCCTCTATATCGTAGGACTCCAGTTTTGCCCCGTAGCGCGGCGCCCTGGCAATCATGGCAACGCAGATATCGGGCAGGGTGAAATCCATACCGTACACGGTTTTCCCCTGAACCTTATCGGGTATGTCAAAGCGGGGTCTGGAGGTACCGATAATTGTGTACTCCTCGCCTTTTTTCAGGACGGGCTTTGCAGGGACCGGGAGTTTTGCCGCGGAGGCGACCAGTTCCCCATAACCAAGACTTGTTCCATCGGGATGCAGCACCCGGCTTTCTTTGGTGGTGCACTGCTCAGGCGGGATGTTCCAACCACTGGCCGCGGCCTCACGCAGCATCAGACGGGCGGCGGCCCCGGCACTGCGGAGAAGATCCCAGCGATTGCGAAAACTGCTGGAACCACCGGTGAGTTGCGCGTGCCAGAGAGGATCTTTGAACGGTTCCCCAGCCAGGGCCATTTTCACTTCAACCTTATCCCAGGCACCGTCAAGCTCGTCGGTGATGACCATGGCGAGACCAGTATGCGTCCCCTGCCCCAGGTTGGTTTGTCCGACCCAGATGGTGATGGAATCGTCAGGAGCGATCTCGACAAAGGCGTGTGGCGTGAAATTGGGGGGCGCTGCCTGAGCAGCATGGGAGAGGTTGGTAAGCTCTGTCGAATCTCCCACGGCGGTGGCAGCGATAACCAGACTGGTTTTCTTGAGGAAGGAGCGGCGGGTCATATCGATTTTCATGGCTCAGCCTCCCTGCTTTCCGTTAAGCGTGTCGGCAGCCTGCTTGATCGCCACCTTCATCCGCGCATGCGAGCCACAACGGCAGAGGACATCATCCATGGCCTGGTCAATTTGACTCTCCGTTGGCTTGGGAACTCTCGTGAGAAAATCAACGGCCTGGAGCATGATACCGGGCTGGCAATAGCCGCATTGGGGGACCTGTTGCTCGATCCAGGCCTGCTTGATCGGATGCTCTTCAGGTAATCCTTCAATGGTCGTGATCGTACTTCCGGCGGCTTCCTCAAGAGTGATGACACAGGAACGTTGGGCATTGCCATTCATGAGTACCGTGCACATGCCGCACTCGCCAACACCGCAGGTGTACTTGACGCTGGTAATGCCAAGAGTATCGCGAAGTATCCACAGCAACGGGGTGTCAGGGGCTGCCTCAACCTCTCGCCTTTCGCCGTTTACGGTCAGGGAAAACATGGAGTCTCCTTGTGTTGATTAGTCAAACCGGACAACCTCGTAAAAAGTCGAATTGCTGAAAATCACCCTCTGGGGAATCAGCAGGTTACGAAGCCAGGAACGTCGTTCTCGAAGCTTTTTACGAGAACGACAAGCTGCTGCATTCCTCTTTGAGAGAAAAACAGCTCAATTTGATTGAATTAACAACTAATAGCGAAACAAAAAATAGCGCATTACTCAAGGAACTTTTTAATAGGGTCAGGCGTCTTTACCCGCAGTATACGCCTCATCCATGACACGGGTTCACTCCACACCGGGCTCCCAGAGGCCGGTCACCGAAATCACACCCTTTTCTTTGATATTGCTCAGGCAGCCGGTAAAAGTTCGAAAACTGTCAACCGTGCTTTCCACGGGGAGCGATCCACCGGCAGCAGCAATGATAAAATAGACCTCTTTATTGCCCAGCATGGTGTAGATCGGGCAGGTCCGATCTATAAAGGTTTTCATTTGGCCGTTCATAGCTCGAAAGTAGACCGGCGTGGCAAAGACCATGATGTCAGCTGCCCGTATCTTCCTCAAAATCCCGTTCATATCATCTGCCTGCACACAGGCGCCAGGATTCCCGATGCAGCTGCAGCAACCGGTACAGTAATTGATATCTTTCTCCGCCAGGCGATTCTTTTCCACCGTATGCCCCACCTCAGTGGCGCCGCGCAAGAACGCATCACAGAGCAAATCGGAGTTCTCCCCTTTCCTGGGACTTGCCGAGAGAATGAGTATATTTCTTTTCATTTTTATCCTTTTTTATTTCAGTTCGATACGCACTGAGATCGCATCATCAAGGGTATCCATAACAGCTGGGTCTACTGTAATTTTCCCCATATTGACCAGGTTTCCGTACTGAGCGGAGAGCTCTTCATCCTTGTAGAGAATGGCAAAATAGTTCCCATCTGCGGCAAAGGAGATATCACCGTTTTTCCAGCCATTGCCCAGGTCTTCCGAGGCATAGTCCAAAGCTCTTGCCATGACGCCACAGTAGTCGTGGACATACTTATGGAGCTGCACCGTGTACGGGAGTATGCTGATGAGATCTTGGGCCGCCCGGCTTCCGTTGAGTACGGCAGGAATACGGTTTTGACCAACAGTTAAAGTAATTTCAGTTAATTGCATGAATAAATCCAATAAGAGTGTTTTGTAATTTTATTACTTTGTTTGAGAAGAAATTCACCATTGAAGAGAACGTCGATTTCTAAAGAATCCCCCGGTGGGGCCGTCTTCAGGCAGGGTGGCCAACCAGAAGGCTGTCTTTGCCGCCTTCTCCGGGGAAAAAGCCCCGACAACGACGTTCCGATCTTCGTAACATACTGAATTTATTGAGCCCAGATGTTGTTTTTTGACTTTTTACGATGCCATCAAGATTCTTCTAAAAATACCCTGCTCTTCAAACCTAGAGAATACCTGATACTCCCTATCTCTTGCCTAATCCCCTGAATCAGGTTAATTCTCCCCTAAAAAAAGAGTACCGATTTGATGCAATCCACAGTCTTTACCACCTCGTCTCACGACCTTGCCTCCGGGGTTGAGTGTTTGTTGCAGGCCCTCGAAATCCAGTCGCTGGTTGGGGGCTTCAGCCACATTCTGATCAAACCCAATCTGGTTAACACCGATCCGCCTCCGGTCACCACCCCGGTCGGTCTGGTCGAAGCCATTGTGCTCTCACTGCAGCACCTGGTCCCCGAATGCACACTCTCCATAGGTGAAGGTACGGGATCCACCACCTACGACACAATGCACTGCTTTGACACCCTGGGCTACACCACAATGGCCGCCCGGCACAGAATTCCCCTGATCGACCTGAACACGGAACCACTGGCTCACAAAGTCTGCCCCGAATGCACCCGGTTGCCCGAACTCTATTATCCAGCCCTCTTAGATGAAGTGTTCTTGCTCTCCGTACCCGTACTCAAGGCTCACACCCTGGCCGGAGTAACACTCACCATGAAGAATATGATGGGGGTGTTGCCCCCATCCCATTACCAACAGGGCAGCGGTTGGGGGAAGTCGGCAATGCATGCCGATATTGATCTGGCCGTGGCCGAACTCAACCGCTATCGCACACCAGATTGCACCCTGATGGACTGCTCCATCGGCATGCCGGAGTCCCATCTCTGGGGCAGACACTGCGATCCTCCCGTGGGATTACTCACGGCATCAACGGATCCAGTTGCCATTGACAGTCACGGGACACAGCTTTTGAAAAAAGATTGGCAACAGATTGGCCATATTCGCCTAAATAATGGAATCAGAGGGGACGCCGCTTCTTTTGCAGTTGTGCAGGTGTAATTTTGGAGGGAAAGCTACCTCTCCGCATACGGATGCAGCCCGCCTCAAACTTGCAGGCCAGGAAGATCAGGGAGACCACGCCTATGCAACCGTCATCACCTGCTCTGACTCCAGGGTCCCGGTTGAGATATTGTTTGATGCCGGGGTGATGGATATCTTTGTTATTCGCCTTGTCGGCAATGTGTTGGATGTTGATGAGGTGGGATCTGTTGAATATGGTTTGGCGCACGTACACACCCCAGTTTTTGTTGTCCTGGGCCATACGCAGTGCGGTGCGGTCACCGCGGTGACCAATGCTGTGCAAGGACACGGGCATCCCCTGGATGCGCAACATTCCACCGTTGGTTGACAACATTATTCCGGCTGTGAAAAAGGCAATTGCAGGCAATCCCAACAGCCATGGAACTGAGGTGGTTCCCTATGCCATTGAAGAGAATGTCTGGCAGGGCATTGAGGATCTCTTTATGACAAGCCCTGTCTCCCGGGAACTCGTTAAGACGGGTAAAGCCAAAGTTGTCGGTGCGGTGTACGATGTCTCAAACGGTCATATCAAGTGGCTGCCCGAGGAAAAAACCATGGATATTCTCGCCAAGGTTGAGAAGAACGATCAACGAGCCATGGAAGCGATGGCAAAGTAATAGACACACTGATGAATGCTCACGGAGTCAGGATTGAAAGAAAAGAAGGCAAGGTCCCCCTTGCCTTCTTTCAGGTCTTCTCTGCACTCAACAAAAGTAGTCCCCTCAGCGAATTCCACAAATCGGCACGCCCCGGTGGTCAAGTGAGAT
Coding sequences within it:
- a CDS encoding xanthine dehydrogenase family protein molybdopterin-binding subunit, with amino-acid sequence MKIDMTRRSFLKKTSLVIAATAVGDSTELTNLSHAAQAAPPNFTPHAFVEIAPDDSITIWVGQTNLGQGTHTGLAMVITDELDGAWDKVEVKMALAGEPFKDPLWHAQLTGGSSSFRNRWDLLRSAGAAARLMLREAAASGWNIPPEQCTTKESRVLHPDGTSLGYGELVASAAKLPVPAKPVLKKGEEYTIIGTSRPRFDIPDKVQGKTVYGMDFTLPDICVAMIARAPRYGAKLESYDIEAARQVSGVIKVMPLGNRIAVCAENTYAAMQGREALGAQWSAGSHPELNDAWIEAQLTKNLDEPGVEAKNNGDASQAIAGAAQRLSQNYQLPYLSHAQVEPLNCTAHVERGRCRIWVPTQGQTHTQKTAAHLTGLPEEKVEVMTLPAGGGFGLRGEQDEVIDAVLLSKALQRPVKVVCSREDEFLHGCFRPANHSRIDAGLNAQGHIVGWKHKVTTSSVMSRLMPHAVKDGLDPDAVSGLVDMVYPLANHQVDYVMAKLPIPVGWWRSVGYSANTFVVESFMDELAHAAGKDPVSFRLEHMEKGGRAAEVLTLLANKVGWGQPVPKGRFRGVAVAHCFESFAAHMAEVSVDAQGKLSVHKVVCALDCGTAIFPDAIKIQAEAGVIMALSTAFHEKMHFAQGGVATSNYSDYPLLRISEVPEIEVHIAHNFLKAGGVGEPVFPSVAPAVANAIFSATGVRLRELPFF
- a CDS encoding (2Fe-2S)-binding protein → MFSLTVNGERREVEAAPDTPLLWILRDTLGITSVKYTCGVGECGMCTVLMNGNAQRSCVITLEEAAGSTITTIEGLPEEHPIKQAWIEQQVPQCGYCQPGIMLQAVDFLTRVPKPTESQIDQAMDDVLCRCGSHARMKVAIKQAADTLNGKQGG
- a CDS encoding flavodoxin family protein, which codes for MKRNILILSASPRKGENSDLLCDAFLRGATEVGHTVEKNRLAEKDINYCTGCCSCIGNPGACVQADDMNGILRKIRAADIMVFATPVYFRAMNGQMKTFIDRTCPIYTMLGNKEVYFIIAAAGGSLPVESTVDSFRTFTGCLSNIKEKGVISVTGLWEPGVE
- a CDS encoding cyclophilin-like fold protein, whose protein sequence is MQLTEITLTVGQNRIPAVLNGSRAAQDLISILPYTVQLHKYVHDYCGVMARALDYASEDLGNGWKNGDISFAADGNYFAILYKDEELSAQYGNLVNMGKITVDPAVMDTLDDAISVRIELK
- a CDS encoding DUF362 domain-containing protein, whose product is MQSTVFTTSSHDLASGVECLLQALEIQSLVGGFSHILIKPNLVNTDPPPVTTPVGLVEAIVLSLQHLVPECTLSIGEGTGSTTYDTMHCFDTLGYTTMAARHRIPLIDLNTEPLAHKVCPECTRLPELYYPALLDEVFLLSVPVLKAHTLAGVTLTMKNMMGVLPPSHYQQGSGWGKSAMHADIDLAVAELNRYRTPDCTLMDCSIGMPESHLWGRHCDPPVGLLTASTDPVAIDSHGTQLLKKDWQQIGHIRLNNGIRGDAASFAVVQV
- a CDS encoding carbonic anhydrase; translated protein: MQLCRCNFGGKATSPHTDAARLKLAGQEDQGDHAYATVITCSDSRVPVEILFDAGVMDIFVIRLVGNVLDVDEVGSVEYGLAHVHTPVFVVLGHTQCGAVTAVTNAVQGHGHPLDAQHSTVG